TCGTTAGTTTAAACAATAATGTTTGTCGatggaaataatttattactactgtATAATTAATGCAAAGAGAGAGGGATATTTTGCTCTTTCGAGATCGGATTTTCATGCATGATATGATTCTGCCGTGGATATGAATCACTGAATCTTAAAAATCAGATTAATTCATGCACCGTATAATTTTGGTATCCGATAAAATCTTACACGGATCATGGAAAATATTTAGCAGAAATCATGTGAGACACACAAGTGGTATAATATTTTGCAGGcggtgatttattttttataataaagttagCTTTACACACTACGATTAATGATTTCTTTATTACTAGTTGGCAGTGAATCTCATTGTTTTTGTAGGAATACATAATTCCTTTCATATGTCCTAAATTAAGATGTAGAGAAGGAAAGCACTTCAACATTTCAACTATTGTATAGTTTGTCGATTGCATGCCATCGTATATTAATCCactttatgtaatttattatatCAATATAGCGCAGTGATTAGAGAAATTTGTGAACTAAAAgttgaaaagggaaaaagtacAAGTAAACCATAGCACaaacaacaaagaaaattgagatatTTCATCAAAGGGTTTTTCTTATgcactttaattttatttagttttttactttatctgtTGAATTTTCGAATTAGTGATGAAGATAGGTTAGTAGTACCAAATCACAcgtgaaaaagaagaagaaagataataaaatggagagaagTTTGTATTCCCATATTTATCAAAACCTAAAAGGTTGAGCAAGCCTTtctttttgtgtattttactGTACAATTCAAGCTTTAGCAAGTTGCAACATCGCCATCTCACTCCACCTTCTCCTCCCTTTCCCCAACTACATTCACAGTTGATGAAAAAAaccaacaacaataaaaaagaaaactaattgCTACTACAAAACATCAATAATCCTTTGTTTCTTGGCGCTCATAATCTCCATATCGTCCATCTCCCTCGCCCTCTTCCCACTTCCGCACTCAAATATATTCACCCCAAACAACCTCACCATCTGAACCCGGTTCGAACCGGCCGGCTCAGCCTCCCTTCCGCTCATCACTTTCCAATCAATGTACAGCTGCTTATCCGGGCCGGTCGAGCGCTGGAAACTCACAACATCCCCGGCCCGCAGATCCTTCTCCTTCACGAACCGGCTCCACCCCTTGGTTAGCACATAGCTCTGGCTACTATTCCAATACGAATACCGAAATCTCCACACTTTCCCGTTCACATCTTCGAAATTGAGCAACACTCCTTTGCTGCTGTTCCCACTCTGCAGAGGGAAATGCCTCTCCGCGTGCTGCTTCGGTATCACGAGCCGGTTCAATTTGCCGACGTCGCTGGGCGTCACCGCCTTCTCGAACAGCGGCTCCCGCGCCTTGGCCGAGGAGAAACCGCTTTGATTCGTCGGCGATCTGTTCCCTCCGGCGGCGCCGAAGCAGCGGCGGCTCTGGTCGAGCTCGTCGCCGTAGGTGTGCTTTCGGAGCATGTCGACGACCTCGGCCTTGGAGTGGGAGCTGAGGAAGGCGGCCTCGGCGTCGTCGGAGAGCGGCTTGAAGTTGGTGACGGCGTCGCGGCCGCGGAAGCGCTGGGCGGCGGTGTCGTAGGCGCGGGCGGCCTCGTCCTCCTCGTTGAAGGTGCCGAGCCACACGCGCTGGTGCTTCTCGTAGATTTGCGCGCCCCACCGCCCGTTGGGCTGCGGGACCACGCCCTTGAAGCGGGAGGATGGGAGCTTCCTCGACTCCGCCTCGACGCCGTGCTCCGCGTCCAGGACCACGCTGGCGCCGCTGCCGACCCGGTCAAGGGACTTGACCGGGGGCAGGGGCCGGGGCCGGGGCGGCGTCATTGATAGGGAGTCGGTGGTGCTGCTCTCGTCGACGGAGCTTCCGTCCATGTTTTTCTGTTTTGGGTATTTTCTTGGAGAGAAAGATAGGAtgtttgagagagagagagagatatggATGAAGTGAGGTGTTGAATTGATGGTGAATGTGAGTATgtggaatatatatatatatatagagggaGAGCAGC
This genomic window from Salvia hispanica cultivar TCC Black 2014 unplaced genomic scaffold, UniMelb_Shisp_WGS_1.0 HiC_scaffold_502, whole genome shotgun sequence contains:
- the LOC125199437 gene encoding AP2/ERF and B3 domain-containing transcription repressor RAV2-like; the encoded protein is MDGSSVDESSTTDSLSMTPPRPRPLPPVKSLDRVGSGASVVLDAEHGVEAESRKLPSSRFKGVVPQPNGRWGAQIYEKHQRVWLGTFNEEDEAARAYDTAAQRFRGRDAVTNFKPLSDDAEAAFLSSHSKAEVVDMLRKHTYGDELDQSRRCFGAAGGNRSPTNQSGFSSAKAREPLFEKAVTPSDVGKLNRLVIPKQHAERHFPLQSGNSSKGVLLNFEDVNGKVWRFRYSYWNSSQSYVLTKGWSRFVKEKDLRAGDVVSFQRSTGPDKQLYIDWKVMSGREAEPAGSNRVQMVRLFGVNIFECGSGKRAREMDDMEIMSAKKQRIIDVL